One Shumkonia mesophila genomic window, GTCAAGACCGCGCAGGACGTCGTCCGGGGCAAAATCCCGGTGATTGCGGGTATCATCACCACGTCGACCCGCGAGGCGGTGAAGCGCGGCAAGATCGCGCGCGACGCCGGTGCTCAGGCCCTCATGGTCACGCCGCCGATCTACCAGATCTGCTCCGATGACGGCTTGTTCGATTACTACGCCACTATCCATAGCGAGACTGGCCTACCGATCATCGTCTACAACGTGCTGACCGATGTGCCGGTGACCCCGGCGCTGATGAGGCGTCTCGCTGCGGCGCCGGAAGTCGGCCTGATCGCCACCAAGGAAAGCATCGGCGGTTCGCTTGAGACGCTCGGCGAACTGATCGCCACCATCGGCGACAAGATCTCGGTCACCTGGGCACACGACTGGCTGCTCTATCCCGGGCTGGCACTTGGCGCGACCGGATCGATCTCGGGAGCCGCCGCCATCCTGCCCCGGCATTCCCTGATCCTTTGGGACGCGCTCCAGCGCAGCGACATCAGGCGGGCGCAGGAACTCCACTTCGCCGTCACCGATGTCTGCAGCCAGATCAGCCGCTTCAACTGGCCTGCCGGCGTCAAGCTCTCGATCAATATGCAGGGGCGGCGCGTCGGCCCGTGCCGCTCCCCTTTCAACAAGGTGCCGCCGGAACAGGCGGAGCGGATCCGGGCGGCCCTCAAACGGGCGGAGGCGGTCATCTGAAGGCCCGGCCCCGTACCCGCTCGAACGTTCATTGTCGATGACAGGAGACCAGAGGAGGATTGAGGATGGCCAACACAACCGATCAGATGAAGACGACGACCGCCGCGACGCTCGGAGCGGCCAAGATCCATCGCCGTGAGCTACTCCTCGGTGCAGCCGCCGCCGGATTGGTCGGCGTCTTGAAGGCTCCGGCGGCCTTGGGTCAGACCAAGGAGTTCTCCGGCGTCACCCTCAACGGCGCGGCGTTCCAGCATGCCTTCCAGGCCGGGATCGCCGAACTCCTACCGGAGTTCGAGAAGCTGACGGGGATCAGGGTCAATCTAGATATCCAGGCCTTCCCCGTTTACAACCAGCGCATGGACCTCGAGCTGTCGACCAAAGGCTCTGCCTACGATTTTTGCAACATTACGTTCCCCTATTCCGGCCGCTGGGTCGGGTCCAAGTGGTTGCATCCGTTGGATGAATTCGTGAAAGACCCGAACGCAACTCCGCCGGCGTGGGACGCCGACGACTTCATCAGCGGCGCCCAGACCGCACTCAGGGACAGGGAGGGCAAGACCTACGGCTTCGCCTGGGTGACCGGCGTGCAGATGATGGCGGCCGCCCGCGGCGACCTGATCGAGAAGGCGGGCATGAGATTGCCGACCACCTTTGCAGAGTTGAAGGCGGTCTGCGCAGCAACCCACCAGCCGGGCACGGCGGCTTACGGCAACGACAAGCTCCATCACTGGCAGTGGCCGCCGTTCCTGATGGGGATGGGCGGCAAGATCTTCAAAGACCCAAGCGGGGACCCCACCCCCGACCTCAACTCGCCCGAGGCGGTCGAGGCCGCGGCCTACTATGCCGAGTTGCTCACCAGGTACGGACCACCGGGTGTTTTGTCGTTCACGGACGACCAGGTGCAGCGGGCGCAGTTCGCCGGTCGCGTCAACATCCGCACCCAGTCGCTCGACTGGCTGCTGCCGCTCGGCAAGTCCCCGGAGAGCCAAGTTCGCGACAGTGTCCGCTATGGCCTGTTCCCGGGAGGTTCGGCGGGCTGGTTCCCGGCGGTCAACTCGCAGGGCTACGGCATTCCGGCAGGTGCCAAGAACAAGCGGGCCGCTTGGGAATTAATCAAGTGGGCTGTCTCGAAGGAGAACGTGAAGCGGATGGCGTTCGAGAAGGGCCAGCTTTCGGTGGCCCGGCGCTCCGTGCTTGAGGATCCCCAGACCCGCGAGGCAATGACGGTCAACGGCCAGGACGTCGCCAAGCTCTACCTCGACACCGTCGAACACGCGGGCAAGCTCGGATACATGGCCTACCGTATCCTGCCGGTGTTCCCGCAGGTCGGCGAGAAGATCAACAAGGCGATCGAGCGCATCGCCTCCAAGCAGGAGAGCGCCCAGGCTGCCATGGATGCCGCCCAGCAGGAGGCGATCGCGGACCTCAAGAAAGCCGGCGTGCTCTAGGGATGGCCGGTGTCGGGCTTTCCGGGAGCGGGACGGCCGTCCCGGCACAGCCGTTGGCGGGCCGGGCGAATGATAGCTTGGCCGAGCAGAAGAGGCGCTTCTTCTGGCGCCTCGTGCTGCCGGCGCTCGGTTTCCTGGGGCTGATCACGCTTCTCCCTGTGCTGTACCTAGTGGTCACTAGCCTGACGCCGTTGACCCTGACCAATCCCAGCAGCGCTTCGGATTTCTCGAAACCGCTCGCCAACTACGGGCTCTTACTCTCCGACACGCGGCTTCGCGAGAGCCTGTGGACCCAGGCGAAGTTGTCGTTCTTCACCGTCGGATTGCAGCTGGTACTCGGGCTATGGGCGGCAACGGTCGTCCACGCGCGGCCGCTCACCGGCGAGGTCATCCGCACCGCGTTCCTGATCCCGATGGTCCTCCCGCCGATCGTGGTGGCGATCATCTGGAAAGTCCTCTACTCGCCCGACATCAGTCCGTTCT contains:
- a CDS encoding dihydrodipicolinate synthase family protein, whose translation is MVRPLTKEDVRGIFPPLVSPFTENEELDLAALRTEVEFNLSLGVTGVCVGGSTGEGHAIEPQEIGLLVKTAQDVVRGKIPVIAGIITTSTREAVKRGKIARDAGAQALMVTPPIYQICSDDGLFDYYATIHSETGLPIIVYNVLTDVPVTPALMRRLAAAPEVGLIATKESIGGSLETLGELIATIGDKISVTWAHDWLLYPGLALGATGSISGAAAILPRHSLILWDALQRSDIRRAQELHFAVTDVCSQISRFNWPAGVKLSINMQGRRVGPCRSPFNKVPPEQAERIRAALKRAEAVI
- a CDS encoding ABC transporter substrate-binding protein; amino-acid sequence: MANTTDQMKTTTAATLGAAKIHRRELLLGAAAAGLVGVLKAPAALGQTKEFSGVTLNGAAFQHAFQAGIAELLPEFEKLTGIRVNLDIQAFPVYNQRMDLELSTKGSAYDFCNITFPYSGRWVGSKWLHPLDEFVKDPNATPPAWDADDFISGAQTALRDREGKTYGFAWVTGVQMMAAARGDLIEKAGMRLPTTFAELKAVCAATHQPGTAAYGNDKLHHWQWPPFLMGMGGKIFKDPSGDPTPDLNSPEAVEAAAYYAELLTRYGPPGVLSFTDDQVQRAQFAGRVNIRTQSLDWLLPLGKSPESQVRDSVRYGLFPGGSAGWFPAVNSQGYGIPAGAKNKRAAWELIKWAVSKENVKRMAFEKGQLSVARRSVLEDPQTREAMTVNGQDVAKLYLDTVEHAGKLGYMAYRILPVFPQVGEKINKAIERIASKQESAQAAMDAAQQEAIADLKKAGVL